In Gemmatimonadota bacterium, the genomic stretch AGTCCTCATGGGTCGCTTGCAGGTCGCTGGATCGACTGCACTGGGTGTCCGGTACCCGGAGTATGACGGGTTCGCTTAACCCACGTCTTCAGGCTCCGGTCCGCGCCACGTTCGGCAGCCTCAATCCATGCCCCATCCGTCAGCACCGCCGGCATGCGCACAGCGCCGCATCCACGAGAACGCCTGCCGAGTCGTCCTCCGGCCGCGGCGGCGTGCCCACGAGGGCCAGACCGAACGCCGAGACGTTCGTGAATTCGCCAGCATGTTCGCTAGCGCCTTGTCCGACAGGATCTGCGCCTCGTCGGGCACCATCACCGTCGACAGCCAGGGATGCCACGACCGAATCCGCGTTCCCGAGCGCCGAACAGGTGCGGGACGTTGTGGAACCGGATCTCCTCGTCGCCGGACCCCGTGTTAGACCGCCTGGAGGCCATACGGCCTTACCCGCAGGCGATCAGCGAACGCCTGCATCGCCAGGAACGTCTCACCGTGCGTCCTCGGTGATGCGCCGACCAGATGACCAACGGCCCCGGACGCAGGATGGGGCGGCAGAGAATCAGGGCGCCGATCGGGCGTCGCCAACCTGCCGCGGCAAGGGACATTTCCCGTCGTCGACCATCGACGCGAGACCCATCAGCCCTCTTGGCCGGGGATTAGACGCCCAGCGCCGTACCTGCCACCCGTCGAACGAGACCCCCAACTTGCGCTCACACCTATAGCGACCGCACTGACCAGCCAGCCCGTCGACACGATCCCCGCGGGGCGACGACCTTCCGGGCGACCTCAGAGAGGCCGTTTCGTCCCAGGCTTCGTCAGGGACGTGGTCACCCTCGTCTGCCTCCTGCTTGGCCTGCGTCGATCGCGTAAATCTCGCGGCTGATCTCCTGCGAGCACCGGGTCAACGCTGCCAGGTCACGCGGTGGGCGGTTTGGGTCCCTCAACCGTCTTCGCCACCACCGGGGGGTGGTGCCGTGCGCTAGTCCGCGGTACCGGGTGGGGTCGTCTGGGTCGTGGTCGGCGTGGAGGTTGCTGGTGGGTGGCCACATGGGGTGTCCGCAGATGCAGCAGGGGTCGCCGGGCGTGTAGGTCGCGAGCAGTTGGGCTCGGGCGCGCTTGTGGTCGCGGGTGCGGTAGATCGCGGCGGTGGTGGTGTGGGTGAATCCCATTGGGTCACCCCCCGGACATGCTGAGAGGGAGCCTGCCTGTAGGCATACTCCCTCAGGCCGAGAACTTATCACCCCGCCCGCTTTGGTGCACACCCGACACGCCAGCGAGCACGCTGGGAGTGTGTCCGGCGCGCTCATCCTGGTGCTGGCGACGCCTCGCAGCGGCGCACTCGACGATGGCCGCACGGTCGAAGCGCAGGGGTCGGACCGTCTCCGAGACGGGCAGGAGATGACCCCTTGCCCGCCAGTTGCGCAGGGTGAAGATGGGAAGCCCGAGCAGGCGGGCGGCACCCTCGATCGTCAGGGGCAGGCCGTCGTACGGGATGGGCTCAGGGGTAGGTGAGCCGTGCCGCTCGGCTAGCTGACGGCACCAGATGGCGTACCGGTCCGGCGAGAACATCGAGCGGCAGCGCAGGCACCGCACGTCCTCCTCGCCGCCGAACAGCGCGAGGGCGACGCCACCGCACGCGGGGCACTGGATCTCCGGGATGAGGTGCGTCGTGTCCGCCACGGGGCCAGGGCGTGAGCGCGGGACATCAGGTCGAGCCAGGGCTCCATCTCGTCCGCGATCCATGGGCTGGACGCCAGTAGGTGACTCTGCGCCTTGAGCCACAGGGATGCCGGGCCGACCGAGAATCGCGCGGGGGCTCGGTCCACTCGTAGCGGCCGGTGTAGTGGGACCACGAGCGCTTGAGCATCCCGGGAACGTCGCGCTGATGCTGGGTCAGCAGCCGCTTCGGTCCGCGCATCTCGTGCTCGACCACCAGCCACTCGACCCACTGTGACAGCACGTCGGAGATCTCCTGCGCACACGACAGCCGCGAGACGTTGATGGCGTCAGGCAGGTCCTCCGCTGAGCCTCGGATCATGCCGGCGTCGTCGGTGGGGGCGAGCGACATCGACGGGCTGGCGAGTGAGAGCAGCAGGTCGTGCTGACCCTGCGCATTGGCCAGCGAGTAGCGCAGGGTCCGCCAGCACCGGTAGCACAGGCTCGTGCCCTCGTGGGTCGGTGAGCCGGCGCACCCGCGGCAGTCAGGGTCGCAGGGCACGGCTCGGTGCTGGCCGTGCTCGGTGCAGCCGCGGGCGCACGTCGGCGCGTCGATGTCGGTCACGTCAGGTCTCCTCTTGCGGCCAGGATGGGCCACGCCTGCTCGGTGGTGAGGACGTCGCCGCATGGCCAGCACTGCCACGACCGGCCAATGCGTTGGATGCCGCGGACGGTCTGCCCGCAGCAGGGGCAGCGGGTGTCAGCCATCAGTGCCACCACTCCGCGGCGCGGGCTGCCGCGAGTACGGCCGCCCTTATGTCGAGCCGTACGCGGGGGTCGACTATGTGCTCGGGGATGTCGACCCCGTCCCCCTCGATGAGAGCAGCCATGTCGCGGATGTTGCGGCCGCACGTATGCGCGTCATCAGCCCAGACGGTGACGTCTAC encodes the following:
- a CDS encoding helix-turn-helix domain-containing protein, translated to MADTTHLIPEIQCPACGGVALALFGGEEDVRCLRCRSMFSPDRYAIWCRQLAERHGSPTPEPIPYDGLPLTIEGAARLLGLPIFTLRNWRARGHLLPVSETVRPLRFDRAAIVECAAARRRQHQDERAGHTPSVLAGVSGVHQSGRGDKFSA